Genomic window (Rhizobium brockwellii):
ATGCAGCCGAGTCTTGCTCTTCAGGACGATCAAGAGCATCTCCCGTCGCTTCTGGCAACGGATGCGAAGGAGTTATCCTATCAACTTCAGCAGCATCAGGCAAAAATCTTCCCCCCGCTCTCGCAAAAGACCATCAGAACATTTTCGCCGGCCGAAGCTGCGGCCTTCATCGGTATCGGCGAAGGCTATCTCCGCCAGGTGGCCGCCGACGGCCATGGGCCCGATCCGCTCGCAAACGGACGGCGGCTTTACAGTGCAATCGATATGGATCGAATTCGCCGGGTCCTCGACGAGCGAAACGGGACGCCGAAATATGTGCCGGCCCGCAGGCCGGGGGAAAAGCTCCAGATCGTCTCCGTCATGAATTTCAAGGGCGGCTCGGGCAAGACCACCACGGCCGCCCATCTGGCGCAGTTCATGGCGCTCAGGGGTTACCGCGTGCTCGCCGTCGACCTCGATCCTCAGGCCTCCTTATCCGCCTTGTTCGGTCATCAGCCGGAGTTCGATGTCGGAGAGGGCGAAACGATCTACGGTGCGATCCGATATGAGGATCCGCGCCCTATCGCCGACATCGTGCGCGCCACTTACACGCCCAATCTGCATCTCATTCCGGGCAATCTCGAGCTGATGGAATTCGAGCATGAGACGCCGAAGGCGATGGCGTCGGGGACGGCGGAGACGATGTTCTTTGCCCGCATCGGCGAGGTCCTGACGGAGATCGAAAGCCTCTACGATGTCGTCGTCATCGACTGCCCGCCGCAGCTGGGGTTCCTGACGATGTCGGCGCTCTGCGCGGCAACCTCGGTCTTGATCACGGTCCACCCGCAGATGCTGGATGTCATGTCGATGTCGCAGTTTCTGACGATGACGAGTGAGCTGATGTCGGTCGTCGAAAAGGCTGGCGGACGTACCAGCTATGACTGGATGCGCTATCTCGTGACCCGGTTCGAACCGAACGACGGACCGCAGAGCCAGATGACCGGCTTCATGCGGGCGATTTTCGGCAATCGAATGCTCCACAATGCCATGGTGAAGTCGACGGCGGTCGCCGATGCCGGCGTCACCAAGCAGACTCTCTACGAGGTCGAGCGGTCGCAGTTCACACGCGGAACCTACGATC
Coding sequences:
- the repA gene encoding plasmid partitioning protein RepA, which codes for MQPSLALQDDQEHLPSLLATDAKELSYQLQQHQAKIFPPLSQKTIRTFSPAEAAAFIGIGEGYLRQVAADGHGPDPLANGRRLYSAIDMDRIRRVLDERNGTPKYVPARRPGEKLQIVSVMNFKGGSGKTTTAAHLAQFMALRGYRVLAVDLDPQASLSALFGHQPEFDVGEGETIYGAIRYEDPRPIADIVRATYTPNLHLIPGNLELMEFEHETPKAMASGTAETMFFARIGEVLTEIESLYDVVVIDCPPQLGFLTMSALCAATSVLITVHPQMLDVMSMSQFLTMTSELMSVVEKAGGRTSYDWMRYLVTRFEPNDGPQSQMTGFMRAIFGNRMLHNAMVKSTAVADAGVTKQTLYEVERSQFTRGTYDRALESLNLVNGEIEAHIRSTWGRK